The Streptomyces sp. NBC_01463 DNA window AGCGCTGGGCGGCGGTGCCGTTACAGGTGTACTGCTGGATCGCCGTGCCGTTGGCGGTGGCGGCGGCGCGCGCGTCGGCGCAGTTCCCGTTCGCCCCGGAGACGAGCGTGTACGCGGAGGTGCCGGAGACCGGGTCCTCGGGGTCGGGCGCTCCCCCGCCGCCGCCCAGCCACTTCAGCCCGTCCACCACGAACCGGTTCTGCGTCTCACTGGCGAAGGTCGAGGACAGGGTCGTGCCCGAGCCGTAGTCCATGGCGTTGTGGCCGAAGTTGGCGTAGAGCATCCGGTAGTGGGTGTTGGTCCACAGGATCGGATAGTCGCCGCTGTACCAGGACTGGTTCGGATCCGTCCCCAGCGGGAAGCTCACCGGGTCCACGGAGGCCAGGACCTTGATGTCCGGGTCGGCGCGGAGGTTGTTCTGCCAGGCGTACCACTCGCTGACCGACGAGGTGAAGGTGGCGGGCAGTGAGGTGGTCGAGGGGTGCGTGCGGTCCTCGGTCCGCAGGGTCGCGGTGGTGGGCCCCCAGGTGTTGGACCTGAAGTTGCCGCTGCCGAGGAACTCGTCGTAGTACCAGGGCCATTGCTGGGCCTCGGTGGTGAACGCCGAGACGTGGAAGCCCATCCAGGCACCGCCCGCGCGCATGTAGCGCTCGAATCCGGTGCGCTGGGAGGCGGTCTGCGGGGCGTCGTCGAGGAACAGCACCACCTGGTACTGGTCCGGCGTGATGCTGCTGAGCCGTCCCCAGTCGTTGGTGGAGGTGTAGGAGAAGTTGTTGGCCGCCGCCGTGGCGGGGAACCAGCGGTTGGCCTCCTGGACGAAGCTGATGTGGGCCGCGTCCCAGGTGCCGTTGTAGAAGGCGATGACGTGGAAGGCGGGGGCCTGCGGGGCGGCGTGCGCGGGGGCCGGGGTGAGCCCCAGCAGTAAGGCGGGCAGCAGGAGCAGCCACCGGCAGAGCCGGCCGATGCCTCCCGCGACGGGGGCTCCCGTCCTGGTCGTGGTCATGCGGGACCGTCCTTTCCGGACCGGGTGGGGGCCGGGCCGGATCCGGCGGAAGCCTGATCCGGCCCGGTGTGTTCCGGTGAGGTCGCGCCGGTCAGGGGTGGCTGACGAGGTTGGCGACGTTCGACGAGGAGTTGGAGGGGCCGCCGCGTCCGTTGATGACGTGGCGGATGGTTCCGGTGCCGCCGAGCGAGACGGTCACCATGCTCTGGAACCGCACGTTCGGGTTGTCCGGGACCTCGAAGGCGTGCTCGGCGGTCACGCCCGGGTTGGAGCTGAAGAAGCAGTAGCTGCCGAGTCCGTACGCCTGGTGGCTGGTGACCGAGTCGGCGACCTTGTAGGCGGCGTAGCCCTGGGTGGAGCCGTTCATCCAGGACGCCTGGTCGGGTACGTCGTACGGCATCTCGTTCTGGTAGAAGTACGTGCGCCCGCCGTTGCCGTTCCAGATCGTCTGGTGCTTCTGGTAGTGCTCGACGAACAGTCCGTACATCGTCACGTCGTCGCCGTTGACCACGAGTCCGGTGTCGGCCCGGTTGCTGTTCCAGCCGATGCCGCTGCCGTGGTCGCCGCGCCAGATCCACATGTGGTCGCCGATGACGTGGTCGCTGTTGACCACCAGGCTCGTGGTGGCCCGTCCCACGGCGGCGCCGCCGACCCGGAAGAAGACGTCGTGCAGCGAGGTCGGGTTCGCCGCGTGCGAGGCGGCGGAGCCGGCCGGGCCGACCTCCATCAGGGTCGACGAGTTCGTCGTGCCGGCGTCGAAGAGGATGCCCGCGACCTTGACCCCGTCGACGTCGGCGACCGTCATGGCGGTGACGCCGTTGTCCGGGATGAACGTGGCGAGGCCGAGGCCCAGGACGACGGTGTCGGGCCTGGTCACCTTCAGGGTCTGGTCGAGGTGGTAGACCCCCGGGGTGACCAGGAGGTTCTTGCCCTCGGCGAGGGCGGCGTTGATCTGCGCGGCCGTGGCTCCCGCCTTCACGACGAAGAACTTGTCCATGCCGATCGAGGTGCCCGCCGCGTTGCCGCCGGCCCAGGTGGTGCCCGAGGCGTTGCTGCGGACGGACGGCACGAACACCTGGTAGGCGCCGGCGCCGTCCACGTACAGGAAGGGCTTCTCGCGGACCACGGGCGCCTGGTTCACCGTGGTGTAGGGAGGGTTGGGGAAGCTGGTGGCCGGGACGCCCTGGCTGCCGACGAAAACCATGTTCCAGTTGGAGCCGGTCCAGCTGCCGAGGGTGGAGTTACGGGTGATCCACTGCTGCTGCGTACCGGAGCGGACCTGGCCGTCGATCTTGGTGTCGGCCATGAATCCGCCGCTGGCCCAGCCGCCGTCGTCCAGGGCCAGATTGCCGCGCACGTGCATGCGCCGGTACGGGGCCGCCTGCGAGACGGCCCAGCGGTCGGTACCGCCCGTCGGGTTCACCGAGAGGTTCTCGGCGCCGCGCCAGAAGTTCTGGGTGGCGTTCTGCGGCGGGAACCAGTCCGCCTCGGCGTGCACGGCGCCGTTGATCGTCACCGAGTCGGGCGACTGGCCGAGCCCGAGGACCTGGGTGTAGAAGCCCACGTTGACGTCGTTGCTGTACGTGCCCGGCTTGAACATCACCGCGTACCGCTGGCTGCCGAACTGGTTGGTCTCCTGCTGCCGGAAGATCGAGTCCAGCCGGCCCTGGATGGTGGCCGACGGCATCGACGGGTCGAAGACCACCACGTTGGGACCGAGGTCGGCATCGCCCGGCGCGGTGCTCACCGGGGTCACCTGGAACCGCTGGGCCGCGGAGTTGTTGCACGTGTACTGGACCAGCTGGGTGCTGTCCGCCGTGGAGGCGGCGGGCACGTCCAGGCACTTGCCGCTGTTGCGGTTGACGAAGTGATAGGCGCCGCCTCCCTCGTCGACGGGCTGCCACTGCTGGTTGGTGCCGCCCCCGTACGCCCACAGGTGCACGGCGGCGCTGTCGGCGGTGGACACGTTGCTGACGTCCGCGACCTGGGCCGGATCGTTGCGGTTGTTGATGCGGACGTAGCCGCCGCTGGTGGCGGTCAGGCTCCACTGCTGTGCGGTGGAGCTGTTGCACGTGTACTGCTGGACGGCGGTGCCGTTG harbors:
- a CDS encoding ThuA domain-containing protein, translating into MTTTRTGAPVAGGIGRLCRWLLLLPALLLGLTPAPAHAAPQAPAFHVIAFYNGTWDAAHISFVQEANRWFPATAAANNFSYTSTNDWGRLSSITPDQYQVVLFLDDAPQTASQRTGFERYMRAGGAWMGFHVSAFTTEAQQWPWYYDEFLGSGNFRSNTWGPTTATLRTEDRTHPSTTSLPATFTSSVSEWYAWQNNLRADPDIKVLASVDPVSFPLGTDPNQSWYSGDYPILWTNTHYRMLYANFGHNAMDYGSGTTLSSTFASETQNRFVVDGLKWLGGGGGAPDPEDPVSGTSAYTLVSGANGNCADARAAATANGTAIQQYTCNGTAAQRYRFTAADGGYARISPAADTRQALDVVDVSTADGAPVQLWAYGGGANQQWKPVREASGRYHLVARHSGKCLSTPASAAPGVQLVQRSCDGSAAQSFGLVAQS
- a CDS encoding RICIN domain-containing protein; this encodes MAATPAPAATPAAAAAPRAAAALPSGWATVVNSGSGKCLDARAAATVNGTAVQQYTCNSSTAQQWSLTATSGGYVRINNRNDPAQVADVSNVSTADSAAVHLWAYGGGTNQQWQPVDEGGGAYHFVNRNSGKCLDVPAASTADSTQLVQYTCNNSAAQRFQVTPVSTAPGDADLGPNVVVFDPSMPSATIQGRLDSIFRQQETNQFGSQRYAVMFKPGTYSNDVNVGFYTQVLGLGQSPDSVTINGAVHAEADWFPPQNATQNFWRGAENLSVNPTGGTDRWAVSQAAPYRRMHVRGNLALDDGGWASGGFMADTKIDGQVRSGTQQQWITRNSTLGSWTGSNWNMVFVGSQGVPATSFPNPPYTTVNQAPVVREKPFLYVDGAGAYQVFVPSVRSNASGTTWAGGNAAGTSIGMDKFFVVKAGATAAQINAALAEGKNLLVTPGVYHLDQTLKVTRPDTVVLGLGLATFIPDNGVTAMTVADVDGVKVAGILFDAGTTNSSTLMEVGPAGSAASHAANPTSLHDVFFRVGGAAVGRATTSLVVNSDHVIGDHMWIWRGDHGSGIGWNSNRADTGLVVNGDDVTMYGLFVEHYQKHQTIWNGNGGRTYFYQNEMPYDVPDQASWMNGSTQGYAAYKVADSVTSHQAYGLGSYCFFSSNPGVTAEHAFEVPDNPNVRFQSMVTVSLGGTGTIRHVINGRGGPSNSSSNVANLVSHP